DNA from Cataglyphis hispanica isolate Lineage 1 chromosome 6, ULB_Chis1_1.0, whole genome shotgun sequence:
taattaagttgatgtttttgtatataattatgccaATATGTgcaatcttaaaatttctagaaaGCAAGTTGGTTTTGAGCAAACCAACATCTCCCAGGGCATTTGTAGAGTTACATAatggatttttaaataaagaagacaACATTTCTGCGATATTCAGGTAAGAAAATCTAAATTCTCAGTctgtattcttttaaatttaataatacgtcTAAAAACTTCGATTctgttataatttcattaaatttaaagaccaaaatattatttttcttacagatGGAACCAACCTGAATTTGCAAATGAAATAATACAAGGATACACAGTGCAGTGTTGGTTCATCGAGAAtctaaaagaaatacaaatctgcgatgacaaaaatatttcagctaAAATATTGGAGCACACGGTGTACAATCTAAAACCTAACACGACATACTATTTTCAAGCACGAGCGCATACTAAAGTTGGTGCTGACCCTTACACAGATTTGATTAATGTATCGACTACGCACGAAAATCCAATACCGCAATTATTGATGGTAACAAGAAATGGTATCGATTTATGGGATATGGATTCAAAAATCAATGTTAATCTCGTCAAAGATAAGAAACAAGTGATAGATGTCACTTATTCGATAGcggaacataaaattttttggagCAACATAGGCAAAGAGCTAATGATGTTGGAGataaatgaaaacaatattacaaaaatagctCAGCTTCAAAATATTGCGCGCCATCTCTGCATTGACTGGGTAGCAAGAAATCTGTACTGGATAGAAAGaaacttgttttattttggTGACATTATAAAGTTCGACTTAACAAGATGGCAAAATGGCATAGTCAAATACAATAAGATACTGAAAATAAGCATCTATGGTGACACTGGCGGTTTAACTTTACTACCCTCTACAGGGTATGTTAACTTTCATccatttgaaataaatgaacaattattttcattaaagatcTATACTgattagtaatttttaaaaattttatatagctttttaagatcaaaagttatgaaaaagtagtaaattaacacaaatttaattataagacttttaaatatataaataattaatatttatacatcgaatttttttgttattgttattgttaatgttttataataagtaaaataatgtatatattttttagatttttatattggaCAAATTATactcataattataatcattattttgatcCTCTGCCAGTGCAATCGGATCTTAACGGAAAAAATGTTcgaatttttcataaagattTATCTGTGTGTTCCCCTTTCGTACTTAATATGTTCAGTTttcatcatataaaaattagcaatATAAATACTAAGGAGCCGCTAATTTATTGgctattcgataaatttttgttagtgACAGACTTTAATGTTTCTATAtgcaatttgattttaaatgtcGAAAAGATTGGCAAATCATTCTTCAAATCTTTAGACATTgacaaaacaaatatttacattgatattaaatacgataataaaatttatgttttgaaaaaaaatatgcgcttCTCGAGACTGTGGACGCATTCAAATACATCCAAAAGGTAGAATCATCTTctccgataaataaaattcatgctTTCGGTAAATCTTTGCAATCATATCCTCCGACAAGATGTCTGACACctgataaaaaagtttataatgtaGAAGAATTGACGTACATGGTAACGACAAACAGCATCATCGTAAATATTCCAGAGTCAATCCCTAAGAGTGGATGCAAAAAGTACAACTTACCTACCACCCTATATACCATCAACATCATAAGCTATTGCGTGGACAATAAACTTAACGAGTTTGATAATTTCACCGTGCAAACATACGAGCGATATTAcgagtttcaaaatttaacatcGCTTACAGAGTACAAGTTACTGCTAATAATGAGCAATTTTTACTCCAATCAGTTATCGATGGATCCGTTAATTGGCTCTGAAGTTATACTGAGAACTAAACCGAGTAAGCTCGACGTACCGGAAAATGTAACAGTTGAGGCTTTGACGCCTACTGTAGCGGCAGTTTATTGGATGCCAtccaagaaattaaattgcgtACCCGTGATCTACAAAGTATGTTGGATGTTAATTATCAACAATACGGGAGAAACAAACAAGTTACTTATCAATAAGACTGAAAAATGTACAGTAGATAGCAAATTTTTCACGACAATCGAACCATTGATACCAGAACAGCAATACAGGGTATACATACGCGTGTATTCAGTCAACTCCAATGATCATTATAATGACAGTTCAagcgaaattttatatatgtatccgGAACCAAACAATATAACTTTGAACAATGTTAGCACAAACAGTATGGATATTTTGTGGATTCCTAgtgtaaatttaacaattgatTACATATTGCAATACAAAAATGTTGAGGAGCAAGAATGGCAAATTGCAAGAAACTTTGAGCTGAGTAATGGAGAAAAAGTAatgtactatataaaaaacttattatcagGAACTCGATACGTGTTTCGTTTGATATTAAGATATccaaaatatgagaaaaactCTACGTGGCCTTCTGATGAAAGAATTGTTTTTTCAACACTGACAAGtaagcaaaagaaaatattataacattatatgctgattttagatataaaaatgcttgcaaaatttaaaaatttagtacTTGTTAATTTAGtacttgttaataataaacttataaataaaagggagtttttaaataaaataaaaatattaagtgtaTGTTTTTGTGTAACAAAGGTGATATGTCAAGCACTCTTCAAGGAATCATTTTGCAACAGTTTAAAGACTTCTTTCTGTTTTATGTTATTGCTCTATGTTTTTTGATTTGTATTTGTATCCGGCGTTTTGACTCTAGTaagtatatttgatatattttaactttctaAGTATCTCATAGtattaaatagtatattataattttaaaaacagtaTATCGAGATTACAAGGTATATCGAGATTACAAggtaagtaaaaaaagaaaaaaagttttggcTGAAATAAATGCATTAGAGATTGTACCTAAAATGCCTAACAGTAACGTACAATTCAATACGTTATACAATCCTGTGTTGCAACATAATTCGGATGAAAATGTATTGACTGAAATCAAACGTGAGGATATCAGCGTAGGAAAACTTTTAGGCCGCGGCGCATTCGGAGAGgtaaatactaattttttcgatgcattgttatatattattactattcaaatctataaaaaatgaaatgtatacgcatttctcaataaaattaataacacgaATAACTGTTTATAAGAGATTATAAGTAATGCAAAGTAACATACACATGCACTCTACTATATATTTCTAGTTACattagttaatataaaataacatatataatatcactTAACAttgaactatatattttttaataaaatataaatttaaatttattttaaatattttgcaggtTTTTCGAGGAAAAGTACAGAATTTAGGAAATTTGGGTATAGAGATATCCGTTGCGATaaaaaagcttaaaaaaaatgcttctccgcaagagaaagaaaagttcTTAGAAGAGGCCAAGCTTATGAATAACTTCCGACATAAACATGTGTTAAGATTGCTAGGCGTTTGTTTAGACCAAGATTCTCCATTAATTGTACTGGAATTAATGGAGGTTGATCTGCTACAATATTTGAGAGACTGTCGAAAATTACAATCGTCAGATTCGGAAAATCTGCGACTGCAAGATTTGCTCGCTATGTGCGAAGATGTTGCGCGAGGCTGTTGCTATCTGGAAAATCAACGTTTTGTTCACAGAGATCTCGCATGTCGAAATTGTTTAGTATCCGATAGAAATCGTGAGAATCGTGTCATTAAAATTGGCGATTTTGGACTGGCTAAACATATTTACAAGGATGACTATTATCGCGTGGtaaatttatcgtaaaaaaatcaaattttttagaaaagtttgttttttttatgtttataatacaatacatttttattttgcataaaatttaagaaaaataggtTATTTCTATTTGTACAAAACAAGAGAGAACATTTTTTGTTCTAACGTAAATGCTCTAAAAGTTGACATTAACATGAACCGAAAGATTTACTGCTAAAATCACATGTTTTAGAAAGGAGAAGCTCCTCTTCCTGTTTGCTGGATGGCACCGGAATCTTTGACGGTCGGAACATTTACTTCCCAGAGCGACGTTTGGTCATTCGGTGTTCTAATGTGGGAAATTACATCGTTGGGTGAACGTCCCTACACTGGCAAGACTAACGAGGAAGTGATAGATTATGTACGTGCTGGAGGCAGGTTGCCAATGCCTGTCAATTGTCCACCGATTTTGTACAAGTTGATGCTGCATTGCTGGAGTCCTGCGGATTATAGACCAAACTTCAAAGTTTGCCTCAAAAACATTAAAGCTCTAAGAAATAACATAAaagatactttattaaatccaGTGGATGTTATCtagatgttaaaattaaatttattaatatcattattttttaaatccaatAAGAAggggaaatataaaaaaaataattttaaataattcatttctgccgttttcatatttaattttaatattaaatttatcaataaagataagaaaaacattttttaatcctattttgcgagaattttgataattaaaaatcacaacACATGTCTTTACAACTGTAAACAAGTGTGAAGCTGATCTTATCACTTATGAGTAACCCAAACAAaacttaatgatttttattactataattattgatatattgttaCAGTAGTATTAAAAACGatgactattttatattatactagcatcttgttttatattccttttttttatttctttaaataaaatgtacaatttaaaaaatttttctatattttttattcccttTCCAGTTCTTTTCAAAGTATAAGATTTCAAaagtatagatattttttaaaaaagcaattaagAAAGAGGATATAGCAAGTCAccctaatttattataaagaaaagatcaTTCTCTTAAACACGATCAAATTCGAATAAATCTCGATCAACGACGAGTTCAACTAAATAAGAtagaattatcaaatttatatcgtttttaaCCTCTCCCTCATatcaaagaacaaaaaaattaataattttatttgtattaacaaTAGAAAAGTACTGTATGTACCAATGACAAATTAATCATCCATTAAATTAACCGGAATTTGATCTAGAAAGGCCTTCACACAACTTATCTCTCACCGGCAATTCATCATTCCGATGCGGTCATTGACGAAATATTTCACgtattatgacatatatacgcgcggaatattaaattgtaaaagtattttaaattatagattaattatttttttttgatagatgtatcatgataaaatttttgtcaaattaattattcggtTCTgcgattcaattatttaattgcgtaTTTTCAATCCAAATCATATTTGAATCACCGAAAAGTCCAGCGATACaccgaacaaaatatatttaaatttaaatatttttaaaaaattattattactcccAAAGAGAGATAGCAacgaaaagataatttatcttattttaaattcctGTTACTACGtttcttatttgattaaataaataaattatgcgaaatacgcgattcaaaatttattgttgcatataattacatatgatttaatgtatataaaagataattaattattaattatattaatcatgtcaaattatttccctATATTTCTCACATTCGCTTttggaaaaagaatttgacgGAGCGTTTCGCATTGTGTCAATATTATCCAAGTATTgacgagaaaataataacatagtaaacgtaaacaataataataataatagagcgCAATACACCATCAAGATCGAATATCATATTACTGATAATTTATTGCTGTAATATTTTACGTCTTATATCATATGTACATGCGAAATATTAATGTGAAGaggtattttaaattgtataataaattaattatttattaaatttattaattatttattaaattgtgtaaTCATGAAACTCTTCTGAGGCCTGAATACTACTTATCGATCCTacgattcaattatttaattacgcgttctcaattcgaattatatttaaataatcgaaaaatgtCGTTAAAGCATAAAACGAAATAGTTTTACTCTaagtatcgataaaaaatagttattattcACAAGGATCGAAGCAAAATTAagcgataatttataatttgatttcctGTTTgattttgttcttattttgAGAGGTTTTTACTTGCATTTTATcagtttgataataattttaatggattaatgaaatttttggaaTGAAAATGACATCAAACGATATAATtcggataatttttatttagataaggAGAGGGCATTCTTCggaattttatgtaaatgtttatttaatttttagatttgtacttacttaaaatttatctgaatAGTGTTTTGATATTACTTCATTcgcaagaattttattaatcaaataaaatgatgttcaaaattataaaaactacaaaaatcttataaaatttatatatatatatatatatatatatatatatatatatatatatatatatatatatatatatatatatatatgcaggaTGGCCTCGAACATtccagccagactttgagatcttataggaaatttaattctaaacaaaagatttcctataaacatggataaaaaaatgcttccttaagaAGTTATCGCTGAAAGACCTCTGATAAAGGAAGAGCAAAAGATGAAaaggaaatgaaataaaaagaaaatgaaacttaAAAGGCAGAGCAAAaggtgaaaagaaaatgaaacttaataaatttcttgaaaaaaacgataaaaataaaagtaaaaatctttttcttttatgaaaataaaataaattttttcgctCCTTGTCTGATGTTATCTTATCCCAACAATTATCGCATCCGTGTGCTCGATACGTCGGTcatgtacattaaatatatataataatagtcttgtcatcaaaaaaatattcataattttaaattttattgtcacacacgcttttaatattattttaatattacacttATTAATAACGACACAGTCGACAcacgaattattatttcactaaAAAGACGCAGGAAAATTAGGGAAGCGGGAACCTAAACATACCTAACTTGCCTCTAGCTAGGTACGTCTGTGGTAACGCGTGACGTATTAGCTGAGACGTCACTTACGCATGCGCACGGAGATTCCCACGCGGGAAAAAATCCCACGGCAGCGCATCACTGCGAAAAACGCCGAGATGGTCGCTCTCTCTGGTATCAATTAGAAAAAGCGTCTTGTGAAAAACTGCGGCGCGACCCCTTTCAGGTTTCTCTCTGATCAAGTACTCTGTTTCTTCTACGTTCAACCGGCAACCGGCAGTCATcgacaatataaatttgtataagtgCGCAAAGTGTAATTTGCTTAAGTAAATTGTAAATCAACTGTCACCAAAATGAGCAAGGCACATCCGCCCGAATTGAAAAAGTAAGtaatttttcgcaatttcACGCACGCACAATGCcttatctattatttagttttcatcattattttcaatcatcAACAGAATATATTGCGTTTCacacacattatttattaattacaattttgtacttttttttttaggtatatGGATAAAAGACTATCTCGTAAGTATTACAAAAATGtgctaataaaattcaaattatatacctaagaaaaatattaggtTAGATTCAAGAACAAAATATAAGTCTCATTACGTAGATCTACTTGTACATCtacttagaaatttttatgaaatatattaatatatacttgatataaatattttttttttttcaaggaaaTCACATGTATTTAAAGCAAGCCTCTATGactttctttaaaagaaattgcatgcatttataattatattttattgaaatttataacatttaagagacatttatatatgtcgaagacaatatataaatgcatctttatattaaaacaaatatattttatacttttattgtgtaattttattggaaatatcTTGCAGTAAAATTGAACGGAGGTCGACATGTCATTGGCATATTAAGAGGTTTCGATCCATTCATGAATATGGTTATAGATGAAAGTGTAGAGGAATGTAAAGATGGTACCAAAAACAATATTGGGATGGTGGTAAGTTGTAGAGTatgattttatagaaagtaGATTTAAAAGTATGATattctacaaatttaatattatcatttaaaatcaatgaaaaattttcataagatAAGTTGTATATTGTTCTAGGTAATTCGTGGCAACAGTGTCATAATGTTAGAAGCTTTAGATCGAATATGATTCATTCTACTAGAACtttatctacatttttaatatgtatatctctgaataaataatcaaattttttctaaaaatatgtagatatcTGGATCTTTCTTTCATAACAAATAActcagattaaaatttttgagcaTATAAAAcactattaaaagatatatgatttacatctaaaatagaaatatatagttaactagcaaaaattacaaatattaataagagatagaaaattattagcatTTAAGTTGTTATATCCTGCGATATAACTATGTTATATCCTGCGATAAATagaaagcaaataaataaacaaatttgttttattaaaatttagttgTAAATTGAAGTATATttagagaatataattaacatatttataaattgtcaaCTAATTTATTTCCTCATGTGATATTTAACAGATAGTCTTTTGGGGTaattatcaatacttgatttattttacagcttcattatatattagctactttgtatatttttattgcaagctttatatttttatatcataataatacaaaacagaTTATGAAAACACATGAATAAGATggatatctttaatatacaaagcatgaaacaatatttatatactattagaGCAATGTAACAAGTTTGTTGCATATTTCTTAGATTCACGATACAAAACATAGTCTTCATGAACATGTGCGCCCTATGTGTAAGATACATATAGATTCTATATCTGCTAATTCAAGGCTCAAATCACTTAACAATAGAGACATATATCAAGATTTGCATTCACAGATTaaacgtatatttattaaagaaatataatagaaagagTAGAACATGttcaaatagatttatttctgCACAGACAAGTCATCTATATAAgtccataaaaaataaatatgactaTATTAGAAGAAGTATTTCAAATCTACAAGGCACTcaacatttcatttttcatattcagGAACATTATTTATCCTCAACAAATTGTAAATGTGACGtcgcatataataaaatattttatgacattatctttctctctctctctctctctctctctctattttacaTTCTAACAACAGGATGGAAcagaatgaatattaaatagtgGATATTTCATGATACACAATATACACacaaacttattattaaaaatattctattgtttcatatatttctgttCTGCTCTTATatcaattgtattataaaattaaaaaattattatcaaacatataaagtgcacatataataaactttagaaaacaaaattgtcATCTTATATGTTCCGATactagaatattttatcattatggCTTATTTTAAAGGAGTGATATTTAgatgcaatatttcttttaaagaagaaaacaatgattatctcaataataaatctatatcacatcataaataaataaaaacgtagcttctattttattctttttttattttatacgcctctttgaaagagaaataaaatgcaatacaaaaaaatatacttgtatTACATTTCATTGTGTTGTATAACTTATATCATGtcaattaggaaaaaaaattagaataaaaggGCCAATTTTGGTTCAAATTGgctctttattaatttgatttgacatttataaattcatgtcaattaattaatcatgagGGAATGGGTCTTTACACAATATGCAGcagaacttttaatttatatctaccATAATTAATTGTCTATATTCAAGAATAAAGTCAATTTTATACTCTTCTATCTTAaactaagattttttttatgtacataaacatttcattgtgcatcgatatatatatatatatatacatataaaatactactatttgttatacatataaaagttcatatattatatgttatattatataaaagttcatatattatattaagtaattattaataattaataataataataataatgtgctTTACAGTGCCAGCATAACTTGAACtttcttatacaaaattaataaaaaaaaagaaacatttaacaaatctataaaatatttgtttaagaaaaaataagttataagagaaataaaaatttttaattatatactaaattaattatatttaatttaattaaaataaatcaaatttgaagttaataaatctaatttgtttatttttagattctaTTTTTTCCGTTTTGTATTCTTTGTTCtctgttttaaaaaagatttaacagtatttgtgattataaaagaaaacgttAAAGAAGtagaaaatcttattttttaatacttgaaacaatcaaaaaaataaaatagtagtattatatacacatgtatatatcaatccacacatacacatatataaatatatatatatatatatatatatatatatatatatatatattatgtgtgtaaaaaaatctgatgTATCTTATACTTAATATCTAATACCTAATCTAATACCTAATATCTTATACTTAATACAGGAATGTAACGAAAAAATTACTAACGTAAATATAACTAATGGCTATGACAatcgagatattaaaaattttactaaaccattttgttaaattatcatgtataaataaataaaatttcaaatattactcTCCCTATAAACGTTTTCTTTTATGCGGAAAAGAAAATGGGCAGTTTTTATTCGTCGCGGTTTTTATTTACACGACAGTTTAAAGTGCGATTGCAAGTAAATAAGAATCCTTTGCATTGAAAGAAATTCATATCACAATATTCCACATCATTAAGCTATGCAACTATCATGAAGAACACTGTCAGTACTCTTGCATACTCTTTTGCAAAGAgtacaatattaattctaatataagtatatcttGCTCACGCATTGTACAAAACACATATcaacatttacatttaacgCTTTTTGGTTATCAATAGGATACTTTCTCCAATACTCTTTTccacatatatttctatttttccaaGCTTTTTGGTATCAAACTTCGAAAAATAATCGTCTagcttgtattttttataaataaaatatattgcacgaATTTTTTATCACGACGTGATAATAGATTCTGGCTTGGAATTCTTGGGATGAAGACTTTTTTCTATGGAAACGAATGTAAATCCATTCAACTTCGCACTATCGTTCTCATTAATCGTCTTTAAATCTATGTCATCATCGTTTTTGACGACTATATTTTGGAAATTCTTGACATTGTCTTGTGTCGTTTCAACAGAAACTTTATTCTTCAAATTACTAGATATATCTTTCTCATCTAGGCTTAATTCCTTCATGTCCTTTCTATTTGAATCATGTACTGATGTTGTGTGGTTTACTTTTTCTTCAGaggattttaatttctgtttcCTCACTTTGATATTTACTTTATCAGAATTCAATGTTGCATGtgttttaatatgatttttgaagaaaattaacgATTTACAAACATAATCACATTTATTGCAAGAAAATTCCTTTGACTGATGAGTCGTAAACATATCCTTTTGACTACTGTGTTGTTTAGTCATATGTTTCTTCATATCGTACTTATTACTAAAAGATTCGTCACAAAGATTGCAGAAGAAGAGTTTTACACCTTTATGCTTCGCgatatgcattttaaaataccAGTCCGTGCTGAAATGTTTCGAGCAGTAATCGCAAAAAAAGGTCTTCTTCCTTTTCAAGATCTTTTCTCCTTGCAACTTTTGTATCGAATAGTGCTGTATCGGAACTTTCGAAGTGTCTTTTTGTTGTGTTGTAGTAATAGTGTTCGAAGTAACAGAAGTAGTTGTAGAAGTGTTAACGGCATTAGCAGTAACTATAGCAGCGGGCTGAAGCGAAGATGGATTTGGTATAGTCACTGGTGTTACATTTTCCGCCATGATGCAGAATTTGGGAATACCCTGTGTCCGATGTAGCAATGATGGCGCAGTTATCAAGTTAGTTATAGGCACCACGCGTATCGGCATCGAAAACGGTTTAGCCTGAATCGGGGTGGTCAAAATGTGCGACGGTGACACGACCCAATTGTTTATCGACAAAGATTGAATATTAGTAGTTTGAGACAAACACGTTGCCATATGAACGTATTGATTCTGCGAAGATGAAGCTGGAACAGAAGTAGCAACAGGAACAGAAGAGACAGGAACAGAAATAGGTGTTGATGTAGATGTCACGTACGATTGTTGCAAATTTGAAAATCCAACTTGATTTATCGATTGCGTTTTGCTTTCTATCGGACACGATGTGTTTTGCGGTGAAATCGTGAGGGGCACACTTCCAAGAATATTCGCAAAGTTATTTCCTtgtgaattaattttgataggtTGAGCATTAGATGCATTAGTCCCAATCGATTGAGTGGTGGGTATTGAAGTTATGGTAATGATCGGTTGTTGACTAGGCGTTGTTTTTGGAATGATTATTATCTCCTCATTCTTCCGCAAAATCTCCATCGCTTTTGCGGGGTCCGAGTAATCGTTTCTCTTCATTTTcgtaatttctaaaatttgcaGTTCACGTTCGCGCATCCTTTCCTTTAACAAATGCACTCTATCTATATTGTTGTGTCTGTACTCGTCCTTCCTTGTGCAATTCCTGTGATATATCCGAGATTTTCGTCCTTCCAACGTTATCCCACAAATATCACATGCACGAGATTTATCGCATCTATGTAACTTTATTGACGCTCGACGACAACGATTATGATCGATACTCAACGCGTCGCAATATTCGTTTTTGCAGTGCTTTCCGACTGGCGCGTttatttcttcctcttctatATTCACTGCTAACATAGGTGATACTCTGTCATCATCTACGTACTGCTGCACTATTACATCGCAAATAATGTTCTCGCACGGTTCATAGTGaccacataatttttttttaacaggcAGCAAAGCAATTTCCGATTTCTTGTCCTCTATTTTTGAAGGCAGAAGATTAgcatcttctttttcttcatcagGTATCCTCACAGGAACTATTGATATTGCAGGTGGTTTCAGTGTCATTGCGTTCATGCCATTTctcttattatcaaatatattcttgtcAAGCTCAGCCACTGAATTTAGAGGAATtgtcttaataataatgtttggTTGATTAAAAAGACGTTTTACTGGATCTGATTGCAACACCTGCAAATAACATtgcattttgtaatattgtgTAACACGATAAGTGATTGATTGCTTTGCTATGTAACTTACTTCGCATAAAGAGACTTTCGTCATGTTGTTCGGACACATGTTGGACGCATTAATGGGTATAAGCTTAGGTAGTGGTGCATATGCCATCTTCACCATGTCAATGCGTGCAATATAGAGTCTCctataatttggaaaaattcaattaatggGCGATCTTGCGACCAACGCCAAATTTCACGaattttcaatgattttgCTTCGCTTATTCAAAATGACAAAACAGAGCGAACATGtcagaatgaaaaatatatcgcataGTAGAAAATCATTTGTAGGTTAGTGTTTGATTTATagacaaaatatatctctaa
Protein-coding regions in this window:
- the LOC126850671 gene encoding LOW QUALITY PROTEIN: proto-oncogene tyrosine-protein kinase ROS-like (The sequence of the model RefSeq protein was modified relative to this genomic sequence to represent the inferred CDS: inserted 1 base in 1 codon), giving the protein MQDNPVSESDYDILQNLKFDRNHLDSVNVRNKTEIPFANTSVISESIESKLVLSKPTSPRAFVELHNGFLNKEDNISAIFRWNQPEFANEIIQGYTVQCWFIENLKEIQICDDKNISAKILEHTVYNLKPNTTYYFQARAHTKVGADPYTDLINVSTTHENPIPQLLMVTRNGIDLWDMDSKINVNLVKDKKQVIDVTYSIAEHKIFWSNIGKELMMLEINENNITKIAQLQNIARHLCIDWVARNLYWIERNLFYFGDIIKFDLTRWQNGIVKYNKILKISIYGDTGGLTLLPSTGFLYWTNYTHNYNHYFDPLPVQSDLNGKNVRIFHKDLSVCSPFVLNMFSFHHIKISNINTKEPLIYWLFDKFLLVTDFNVSICNLILNVEKIGKSFFKSLDIDKTNIYIDIKYDNKIYVLXKKYALLETVDAFKYIQKVESSSPINKIHAFGKSLQSYPPTRCLTPDKKVYNVEELTYMVTTNSIIVNIPESIPKSGCKKYNLPTTLYTINIISYCVDNKLNEFDNFTVQTYERYYEFQNLTSLTEYKLLLIMSNFYSNQLSMDPLIGSEVILRTKPSKLDVPENVTVEALTPTVAAVYWMPSKKLNCVPVIYKVCWMLIINNTGETNKLLINKTEKCTVDSKFFTTIEPLIPEQQYRVYIRVYSVNSNDHYNDSSSEILYMYPEPNNITLNNVSTNSMDILWIPSVNLTIDYILQYKNVEEQEWQIARNFELSNGEKVMYYIKNLLSGTRYVFRLILRYPKYEKNSTWPSDERIVFSTLTIYRDYKVYRDYKVSKKRKKVLAEINALEIVPKMPNSNVQFNTLYNPVLQHNSDENVLTEIKREDISVGKLLGRGAFGEVFRGKVQNLGNLGIEISVAIKKLKKNASPQEKEKFLEEAKLMNNFRHKHVLRLLGVCLDQDSPLIVLELMEVDLLQYLRDCRKLQSSDSENLRLQDLLAMCEDVARGCCYLENQRFVHRDLACRNCLVSDRNRENRVIKIGDFGLAKHIYKDDYYRVKGEAPLPVCWMAPESLTVGTFTSQSDVWSFGVLMWEITSLGERPYTGKTNEEVIDYVRAGGRLPMPVNCPPILYKLMLHCWSPADYRPNFKVCLKNIKALRNNIKDTLLNPVDVI
- the LOC126850709 gene encoding probable small nuclear ribonucleoprotein G, translating into MSKAHPPELKKYMDKRLSLKLNGGRHVIGILRGFDPFMNMVIDESVEECKDGTKNNIGMVVIRGNSVIMLEALDRI